A window of Aeromicrobium sp. Root236 contains these coding sequences:
- a CDS encoding AEC family transporter translates to MALGLGLAHAGVLDRDSQRVLSRLVYFVATPSLLVDLLARTDVSDVLGVGFAIAGLSVIAVLVVYVPVARRRGRSMSHIVVGALSASYANGGYLGLPIAVYVLGDAAFAVPIMVLQLIVYAPLALSMLDLEATGRRPTLGALALSGVRNPVSVAAVCGVLISVLGVDLPDIVGEPIKLLGGIAVPGALLAYGVSLRFGGAIGTAHRREIAVIALLKLVWMPTVAYVLARFAFGLDAHEVFGLTVMAALPTAQNVFVYASRFQRSELLARDSVAVTTLLSIPVLFGLAAVLA, encoded by the coding sequence ATCGCCCTCGGACTGGGCCTGGCTCACGCCGGGGTCCTGGACCGCGACTCCCAGCGGGTGCTGTCGCGCCTGGTCTACTTCGTGGCGACGCCCTCGCTGCTGGTCGACCTGCTGGCGCGCACCGACGTCTCCGACGTGCTGGGTGTCGGCTTCGCCATCGCCGGTCTCAGCGTGATCGCGGTGCTCGTCGTCTACGTGCCGGTGGCCCGCCGGCGTGGTCGCTCGATGTCGCACATCGTGGTCGGCGCGTTGTCGGCCTCGTACGCCAACGGCGGTTACCTCGGGCTGCCGATCGCCGTCTACGTCCTCGGCGACGCGGCGTTCGCGGTGCCGATCATGGTGCTGCAGCTCATCGTGTACGCGCCGCTGGCGCTCTCGATGCTCGACCTGGAGGCGACGGGCCGCCGGCCGACGCTCGGTGCCCTGGCCCTGTCGGGCGTACGCAACCCGGTCTCGGTCGCGGCGGTGTGCGGCGTCCTGATCTCGGTGCTCGGCGTGGACCTTCCCGACATCGTCGGTGAGCCCATCAAGCTGCTCGGCGGGATCGCGGTGCCCGGGGCACTCCTGGCGTACGGCGTCTCGCTGCGGTTCGGCGGCGCGATCGGCACGGCTCACCGACGGGAGATCGCCGTCATCGCCCTGCTGAAGCTGGTCTGGATGCCCACCGTCGCGTACGTCCTCGCGCGTTTCGCGTTCGGGCTCGACGCCCACGAGGTGTTCGGCCTGACCGTCATGGCGGCGCTGCCGACCGCCCAGAACGTGTTCGTCTACGCGTCGCGTTTCCAGCGGTCGGAGCTACTGGCCCGGGACAGTGTCGCGGTCACCACGCTGCTCTCGATACCCGTGCTGTTCGGTCTGGCGGCCGTCCTCGCCTGA